DNA sequence from the Oryza brachyantha chromosome 5, ObraRS2, whole genome shotgun sequence genome:
GCTTCCATTGCCAAAGCATATAAATGAGGAAAGGATATTGAATGAGATCAGCATCGAGAAAGATGTTGATGGGTTCCATCCTCTGAATATTGGCAAGCTTGCCATGAAAGGCCGAGACCCACTGTTCCTACCATGTACACCAAAGGTATTGAAACGCTATAACATAATGCTATTACAATCTGACTGCTACTTTCAGGTTCCATTCGTCGTTTTCATCTTTTTATGTTTCAATTTTCATTGAAGGGATGCATGGAGCTCCTATCGCGGAGCGGGGTTACTGTCAAAGGGAAGCGAGCGGTCGTGGTTGGTCGCAGCAACATTGTTGGGCTACCTGTATCCCTGCTTCTTCTGAAGGCAGATGCGACCGTCTCCATTGTGCACTCCCGGACCCCTAACCCTGAAAGCATCGTCCGTGAAGCAGACATTGTCATTGCAGCAGCTGGCCAGGCTATGATGGTACATGGTTCTATTCTACCGCCACATTTTTGTTTCTTGCAGTTCATCGTCCAGTTCTAACTGTAGCATTTCTTGGTTTTCAGATCAAGGGAGACTGGATCAAACCAGGTGCTGCTGTCATTGACGTTGGGACGAACTCCATCGACGACCCAACCAGGAAATCAGGGTACAGGCTCGTCGGCGACGTGGATTTTGCAGAGGTGAGCAAGGTTGCTGGTCACCTGACTCCTGTCCCAGGTGGTGTTGGCCCCATGACGGTGGCAATGTTGCTGAAGAACACGGTGGATGGAGCGAAACGGGGTATAGTTCAGTAGAGTCTTCATCGTTGTGTgttgtaacttttttttttaatgctgCAAGAATGATGTTGTAATTGAGTGTATTTCTGGACAagttctttctccttttttgttGTGTCATGGATACTTTTGAGAATAATATAATAAGAATAAATTTGTCTTATCACCCATCAGTAGGTACTAGGATGATGTTTTGAATTTGGTGATTTATTTCAGGTCCTGTTtagttagaaaattttatacgaacacatatttaaagtattaaatagagtctaataacaaaacaaaattatagattctACTGAGAAACTATGAGacaaaaatgcatattt
Encoded proteins:
- the LOC102719671 gene encoding bifunctional protein FolD 2 gives rise to the protein MARIIDGKAVAADIRREVAADVAALSSAHSIVPGLAVVIVGSRKDSQTYVQMKRKACAEVGIRSVDVDLAEDISEAALVAEVHRLNADPAVHGILVQLPLPKHINEERILNEISIEKDVDGFHPLNIGKLAMKGRDPLFLPCTPKGCMELLSRSGVTVKGKRAVVVGRSNIVGLPVSLLLLKADATVSIVHSRTPNPESIVREADIVIAAAGQAMMIKGDWIKPGAAVIDVGTNSIDDPTRKSGYRLVGDVDFAEVSKVAGHLTPVPGGVGPMTVAMLLKNTVDGAKRGIVQ